In one window of Falco cherrug isolate bFalChe1 chromosome 12, bFalChe1.pri, whole genome shotgun sequence DNA:
- the LOC129737206 gene encoding E3 ubiquitin-protein ligase HECTD3-like isoform X1, whose translation MRAGGEAPHQVLGRLRFLLQCSECFRRARALPAALCYVPREVQYKICKDPAAAAAAARSLLSVWDSPGPARGGKRAARATIEVRKGGCLRATGEEYCNGAGLWVKLSKEQLEEYGRRHGLEEGWLLAQRFGEGGDRLVPVNSVEKTRWQHRTLGVGYKPADSWEQVVDLTYSVHLGKKPRVVEQDEAAVQKFRSVPPGWSYEHDMELGRFLYDHSEKKLQCVDCIKEHVSSIEVSSQLEDCGAAHLTDNKTYTFWESDGSPGQHWVRLNMKKGTIVKKLWLWLDGQSSCYVPRRVAVYGGAPNRLQHLRTILINENSFQDVCILRDVKTHLPVLEIRILECRDQGCNVRLRGIKIKSFWEQDLILNADMFQPARLVRYTLLEGVDADVLYRRAVLIQRFVQLLDGVLHYLIPLSEDSIDTFNTLRSMKPFLLLCKQSTALIAHCLRCSETAPPQTLPKLYINRHLAREHRANPTLDPSYRNAVFTQLYEGLRSSKNNQPLDYRWPLSYSQWWECDFITEGIVDNGGGFRDSLSDVSEELCPSSGDVPVPLPFFVHTSNQGNSSSVTRDMYVPNPSCKDFPKYEWIGQLIGAALRSKEFLILALPALVWKQLAGEEVSWSKDFAAVDSELVKLLEVLEGVDREAFEFMFGKELTYTVVQSDQRMVELIPNGSSTIVRYEDRKEFIRLVQKARLEESKEQIAAMRAGLLRVVPQPVLDLLTWQQLEKNVCGDPEITMAELQKFITFEDFPSDDTSIQTFLEALNNFTSKDLSHFLKFVTGRSRLPVHITVYPERTNSDTQDLMPQACTCSCTFLLPNYSSAKACEELLRYAVYNCLSIDTDKDPWDE comes from the exons ATGCGTGCGGGCGGGGAGGCGCCGCACCAGGTGCTGGGCCGGCTGCGGttcctgctgcagtgcagcGAGTGCTTCCGCCGCGCccgggcgctgcccgccgcgctCTGCTACGTGCCGCGGGAGGTGCAGTACAAGATCTGCAAGgaccccgccgccgccgccgccgccgcccgcagccTGCTCAGCGTCTGGGACAGCCCGgggccggcgcggggcggcAAGCGGGCGGCGCGGGCCACCATCGAGGTGCGGAAGGGCGGCTGCCTCCGCGCCACCGGCGAGGAGTACTGCAACGGCGCCGGGCTCTGGGTCAAGCTCAGCAAG gagcagctggaggagtaCGGCAGGAGGCATGGCCTGGAGGAGGGCTGGCTCCTGGCGCAGCGGTTTGGAGAGGGAGGAGATCGGCTGGTCCCGGTTAACTCCGTGGAGAAGACCCGGTGGCAGCACCGAACGCTGGGGGTTGGTTACAAACCCGCCGACAG ctgggaacAAGTGGTGGACCTGACCTACTCCGTGCACCTGGGAAAGAAGCCCAGAGTTGTAGAGCAGGATGAAGCCGCGGTGCAGAAATTTCG GTCCGTGCCCCCAGGCTGGAGCTATGAGCATGACATGGAGCTGGGGCGCTTCCTGTATGATCACAGTGAGAAGAAGCTGCAGTGTGTGGACTGCATCAAGGAGCACGTCAGCAGCATCGAGGTCTCCTCGCAGCTG GAGGACTGCGGTGCAGCCCATCTGACGGACAACAAGACATACACCTTCTGGGAGAGTGACGGGTCTCcagggcagcactgggtgcGGCTCAACATGAAGAAAGGCACCATTGTCAA GAAGCTGTGGCTATGGCTGGATGGGCAGTCCAGCTGCTATGTACCCAGGCGGGTGGCTGTGTATGGGGGGGCACCGAACAGGCTGCAGCACCTGAGAACCATCCTAATTAATGA GAACAGCTTCCAGGATGTCTGCATCCTCCGCGATGTGAAGACTCACCTGCCGGTGCTGGAGATTCGCATCCTGGAGTGCCGGG ACCAAGGGTGCAATGTCCGCCTGCGAGGGATTAAGATCAAGTCCTTCTGGGAGCAGGACCTGATCCTCAACGCTGACATGTTCCAGCCAGCCCGGCTGGTGCGCTACACTCTCCTGGAAGGGGTGGATGCTGATGTGCTGTACCGGCGGGCAGTGCTCATTCAGAG GTTCGTCCAGCTCCTGGACGGTGTCCTGCATTACCTGATCCCCCTCTCCGAGGACAGCATTGACACCTTCAATACGCTCAGG AGCATGAAGCCGtttttgctgctgtgcaagCAGAGCACTGCCCTCATTGCCCACTGCCTTCGGTGCTCAGAGACCGCCCCCCCACAAACCCTGCCAAAGCTGTACATCAACCGGCACCTGGCCCGGGAGCACCGCGCCAACCCCACGCTGGACCCCAGCTACAGGAATGCCGTCTTCACCCAG TTGTATGAAGGTCTCAGATCTTCCAAGAACAATCAGCCTCTGGACTACAG GTGGCCCCTGAGCTACAGCCAGTGGTGGGAGTGCGACTTCATCACTGAGGGCATCGTCGACAATG GCGGTGGTTTTCGGGACAGCCTGTCAGATGTGTCGGAGGAGCTGTGTCCCAGCTCAGGCGATGTCCCCGTGCCCCTGCCCTTCTTCGTGCACACCTCCAACCAG GGTAACAGCAGCAGTGTCACCAGGGACATGTATGTCCCCAACCCCTCCTGCAAGGACTTCCCCAAGTATGAGTGGATCGGGCAGCTGAtaggagcagccctgaggagcaAGGAATTTCTG ATCCTGGCCCTACCGGCCCTGGTGTGgaagcagctggcaggggaggAGGTCAGCTGGAGCAAGGACTTTGCTGCTGTGGACTCGGAGCTG GtgaagctgctggaggtgctggagggggTGGACAGGGAAGCCTTTGAGTTCATGTTTGGCAAAGAGCTGACCTACACGGTGGTGCAGAGCGACCAGCGGATGGTGGAGCTGATCCCCAATGGCAGCAGCACCATTGTGCGCTACGAGGACCGCAAGGAGTTCATCCGCCTGGTGCAGAAGGCTCggctggaggaaagcaaggaGCAG ATCGCAGCCATGCGTGCTGGGCTGCTCCGTGTGgtgccccagcctgtgctggatCTGCtcacctggcagcagctggagaagaacGTCTGCGGGGACCCTGAGATCACAATGGCCGAGCTGCAGAAGTTCA TCACGTTTGAGGACTTCCCCTCCGATGACACTAGTATCCAGACCTTCTTGGAAGCACTCAACAACTTCACCAGCA AGGATCTCAGCCACTTCCTCAAGTTTGTCACTGGCCGGAGCCGCCTCCCAGTTCACATCACCGTCTATCCGGAGAGGACGAA CTCGGACACACAAGACCTGATGCCACAAGCCTGCACATGCTCCTGCACCTTTCTCTTGCCCAACTATTCCTC GGCCAAGGCCTGCGAGGAGCTGCTGCGCTATGCCGTGTACAACTGCCTGTCCATCGACACTGACAAGGACCCCTGGGATGAATGA
- the LOC129737206 gene encoding E3 ubiquitin-protein ligase HECTD3-like isoform X2 — protein sequence MRAGGEAPHQVLGRLRFLLQCSECFRRARALPAALCYVPREVQYKICKDPAAAAAAARSLLSVWDSPGPARGGKRAARATIEVRKGGCLRATGEEYCNGAGLWVKLSKEQLEEYGRRHGLEEGWLLAQRFGEGGDRLVPVNSVEKTRWQHRTLGVGYKPADSWEQVVDLTYSVHLGKKPRVVEQDEAAVQKFRSVPPGWSYEHDMELGRFLYDHSEKKLQCVDCIKEHVSSIEVSSQLEDCGAAHLTDNKTYTFWESDGSPGQHWVRLNMKKGTIVKNSFQDVCILRDVKTHLPVLEIRILECRDQGCNVRLRGIKIKSFWEQDLILNADMFQPARLVRYTLLEGVDADVLYRRAVLIQRFVQLLDGVLHYLIPLSEDSIDTFNTLRSMKPFLLLCKQSTALIAHCLRCSETAPPQTLPKLYINRHLAREHRANPTLDPSYRNAVFTQLYEGLRSSKNNQPLDYRWPLSYSQWWECDFITEGIVDNGGGFRDSLSDVSEELCPSSGDVPVPLPFFVHTSNQGNSSSVTRDMYVPNPSCKDFPKYEWIGQLIGAALRSKEFLILALPALVWKQLAGEEVSWSKDFAAVDSELVKLLEVLEGVDREAFEFMFGKELTYTVVQSDQRMVELIPNGSSTIVRYEDRKEFIRLVQKARLEESKEQIAAMRAGLLRVVPQPVLDLLTWQQLEKNVCGDPEITMAELQKFITFEDFPSDDTSIQTFLEALNNFTSKDLSHFLKFVTGRSRLPVHITVYPERTNSDTQDLMPQACTCSCTFLLPNYSSAKACEELLRYAVYNCLSIDTDKDPWDE from the exons ATGCGTGCGGGCGGGGAGGCGCCGCACCAGGTGCTGGGCCGGCTGCGGttcctgctgcagtgcagcGAGTGCTTCCGCCGCGCccgggcgctgcccgccgcgctCTGCTACGTGCCGCGGGAGGTGCAGTACAAGATCTGCAAGgaccccgccgccgccgccgccgccgcccgcagccTGCTCAGCGTCTGGGACAGCCCGgggccggcgcggggcggcAAGCGGGCGGCGCGGGCCACCATCGAGGTGCGGAAGGGCGGCTGCCTCCGCGCCACCGGCGAGGAGTACTGCAACGGCGCCGGGCTCTGGGTCAAGCTCAGCAAG gagcagctggaggagtaCGGCAGGAGGCATGGCCTGGAGGAGGGCTGGCTCCTGGCGCAGCGGTTTGGAGAGGGAGGAGATCGGCTGGTCCCGGTTAACTCCGTGGAGAAGACCCGGTGGCAGCACCGAACGCTGGGGGTTGGTTACAAACCCGCCGACAG ctgggaacAAGTGGTGGACCTGACCTACTCCGTGCACCTGGGAAAGAAGCCCAGAGTTGTAGAGCAGGATGAAGCCGCGGTGCAGAAATTTCG GTCCGTGCCCCCAGGCTGGAGCTATGAGCATGACATGGAGCTGGGGCGCTTCCTGTATGATCACAGTGAGAAGAAGCTGCAGTGTGTGGACTGCATCAAGGAGCACGTCAGCAGCATCGAGGTCTCCTCGCAGCTG GAGGACTGCGGTGCAGCCCATCTGACGGACAACAAGACATACACCTTCTGGGAGAGTGACGGGTCTCcagggcagcactgggtgcGGCTCAACATGAAGAAAGGCACCATTGTCAA GAACAGCTTCCAGGATGTCTGCATCCTCCGCGATGTGAAGACTCACCTGCCGGTGCTGGAGATTCGCATCCTGGAGTGCCGGG ACCAAGGGTGCAATGTCCGCCTGCGAGGGATTAAGATCAAGTCCTTCTGGGAGCAGGACCTGATCCTCAACGCTGACATGTTCCAGCCAGCCCGGCTGGTGCGCTACACTCTCCTGGAAGGGGTGGATGCTGATGTGCTGTACCGGCGGGCAGTGCTCATTCAGAG GTTCGTCCAGCTCCTGGACGGTGTCCTGCATTACCTGATCCCCCTCTCCGAGGACAGCATTGACACCTTCAATACGCTCAGG AGCATGAAGCCGtttttgctgctgtgcaagCAGAGCACTGCCCTCATTGCCCACTGCCTTCGGTGCTCAGAGACCGCCCCCCCACAAACCCTGCCAAAGCTGTACATCAACCGGCACCTGGCCCGGGAGCACCGCGCCAACCCCACGCTGGACCCCAGCTACAGGAATGCCGTCTTCACCCAG TTGTATGAAGGTCTCAGATCTTCCAAGAACAATCAGCCTCTGGACTACAG GTGGCCCCTGAGCTACAGCCAGTGGTGGGAGTGCGACTTCATCACTGAGGGCATCGTCGACAATG GCGGTGGTTTTCGGGACAGCCTGTCAGATGTGTCGGAGGAGCTGTGTCCCAGCTCAGGCGATGTCCCCGTGCCCCTGCCCTTCTTCGTGCACACCTCCAACCAG GGTAACAGCAGCAGTGTCACCAGGGACATGTATGTCCCCAACCCCTCCTGCAAGGACTTCCCCAAGTATGAGTGGATCGGGCAGCTGAtaggagcagccctgaggagcaAGGAATTTCTG ATCCTGGCCCTACCGGCCCTGGTGTGgaagcagctggcaggggaggAGGTCAGCTGGAGCAAGGACTTTGCTGCTGTGGACTCGGAGCTG GtgaagctgctggaggtgctggagggggTGGACAGGGAAGCCTTTGAGTTCATGTTTGGCAAAGAGCTGACCTACACGGTGGTGCAGAGCGACCAGCGGATGGTGGAGCTGATCCCCAATGGCAGCAGCACCATTGTGCGCTACGAGGACCGCAAGGAGTTCATCCGCCTGGTGCAGAAGGCTCggctggaggaaagcaaggaGCAG ATCGCAGCCATGCGTGCTGGGCTGCTCCGTGTGgtgccccagcctgtgctggatCTGCtcacctggcagcagctggagaagaacGTCTGCGGGGACCCTGAGATCACAATGGCCGAGCTGCAGAAGTTCA TCACGTTTGAGGACTTCCCCTCCGATGACACTAGTATCCAGACCTTCTTGGAAGCACTCAACAACTTCACCAGCA AGGATCTCAGCCACTTCCTCAAGTTTGTCACTGGCCGGAGCCGCCTCCCAGTTCACATCACCGTCTATCCGGAGAGGACGAA CTCGGACACACAAGACCTGATGCCACAAGCCTGCACATGCTCCTGCACCTTTCTCTTGCCCAACTATTCCTC GGCCAAGGCCTGCGAGGAGCTGCTGCGCTATGCCGTGTACAACTGCCTGTCCATCGACACTGACAAGGACCCCTGGGATGAATGA
- the LOC102050680 gene encoding E3 ubiquitin-protein ligase HECTD3, whose protein sequence is MRAGGEAPHQVLGRLRFLLQCSECFRRARALPAALCYVPREVQYKICKDPAAAAAAAARSLLSVWDSPGPARGGKRAARATIEVRKGGCLRATGEEYCNGAGLWVKLSKEQLEEYRSGCELEEGWVLVCKHADGGDRLVPVESTERIQRQQQLFGVDYKPVIRWEQVVDLTYSLRLGAKPKPMEQDEAAVEKLRFVPPTWTYECDEDLVHFLYDHIGKEDENLGSVKQYVDSIDVSSYTEDFNVSCLTDSHADTYWESDGSQGQHWVRLNMKKGTIVKKLLLTVDTTDENFMPKRVAVYGGEGDNLKKLNDVGIDESYIGDVCVLEDMTTHLPVIEIRIVECRDDGIDVRLRGIKIKSSRQRDLGLSADMFQLPNLVRYPRLEGTDPDLLYRRAVLIQRFIKLLDSVLHHLVPAWDHTVGTFSKLKHIKQFLLLSKRRTALITQCLKDSETSKPNFMPRLYINRRLAMEHRDNPALDPSCKNAVFTQVYEGLKPSDKFEKPLDYRWPLRYDQWWECKFIAEGIIDQGGGFRDSLADMSEELCPSSADTPVPLPFFVRTSNQGNGTGEARDMYVPNPSCRDFAKYEWIGQIMGAALRGKEFLVLALPGFVWKQLTGEEVSWSKDFPAVDSVLVKLLEVMEVMDKDTFEFKFGNELTYTTVLSDQRMVELIPNGSSTVVCYEDRKEFIRLVQKARLEESKEQIMAMQAGLLKVVPQAVLDLLTWQELEKKVCGDPEVTVDALKKLTRFEDFEPLDTRVQYFWEALNNFTNEDRSRFLRFVTGRSRLPARIYIYPDKMGSETTDALPESSTCSSTLFLPNYATAKVCEEKLRYAAYNCVAIDTDMSPWEE, encoded by the exons ATGCGTGCGGGCGGGGAGGCGCCGCACCAGGTGCTGGGCCGGCTGCGGttcctgctgcagtgcagcGAGTGCTTCCGCCGCGCccgggcgctgcccgccgcgctCTGCTACGTGCCGCGGGAGGTGCAGTACAAGATCTGCAAGgaccccgccgccgccgccgccgccgccgcccgcagccTGCTCAGCGTCTGGGACAGCCCGgggccggcgcggggcggcAAGCGGGCGGCGCGGGCCACCATCGAGGTGCGGAAGGGCGGCTGCCTCCGCGCCACCGGCGAGGAGTACTGCAACGGCGCCGGGCTCTGGGTCAAGCTCAGCAAG gagcagctggaggagtaCCGGAGCGGCTGCGAGCTGGAggagggctgggtgctggtgtGCAAGCACGCCGACGGCGGGGACCGCCTGGTGCCAGTGGAGTCCACGGAGCGCAtccagcggcagcagcagctcttcgGGGTGGACTACAAACCCGTCATCAG ATGGGAGCAGGTGGTGGATCTGACGTACTCGCTGCGCCTCGGAGCGAAGCCCAAGCCCATGGAGCAGGATGAGGCCGCAGTAGAGAAGCTTCG GTTTGTGCCCCCAACATGGACTTATGAGTGTGACGAAGACCTGGTGCATTTCCTCTATGATCACATTGGGAAGGAGGATGAGAACTTGGGCAGTGTCAAGCAGTACGTGGACAGCATCGATGTCTCGTCTTACACG GAGGACTTCAATGTGTCATGCTTGACCGACAGCCACGCCGACACGTACTGGGAGAGTGACGGGTCCCAGGGCCAGCACTGGGTGCGGCTCAACATGAAGAAAGGCACCATTGTCAA GAAGCTCCTGCTGACGGTGGATACCACCGATGAGAACTTCATGCCCAAGCGGGTCGCTGTGTACGGGGGCGAGGGGGACAATCTGAAGAAACTGAACGACGTTGGCATCGATGA gaGCTACATTGGGGATGTGTGCGTCCTTGAGGACATGACAACACACCTGCCTGTCATTGAGATCCGGATTGTGGAGTGCAGAG ATGATGGGATTGATGTTCGCCTCCGAGGCATCAAAATCAAATCCTCCCGACAGAGGGACTTGGGGCTCAGTGCTGACATGTTCCAGCTGCCCAATTTAGTGCGCTACCCTCGCCTAGAAGGGACAGACCCTGATCTGCTATACCGACGGGCCGTGCTTATTCAAAG GTTCATCAAGCTCCTGGACAGTGTCCTGCATCACTTGGTGCCAGCCTGGGACCACACTGTTGGCACGTTCAGCAAACTCAAG CATATCAAGCAGTTCTTGTTGCTGTCCAAGAGGCGCACAGCTCTCATTACCCAGTGTCTGAAGGACTCGGAGACCAGCAAGCCCAATTTCATGCCACGGCTCTATATTAACCGACGCCTGGCTATGGAGCACAGAGACAATCCTGCCCTGGACCCCAGCTGCAAGAACGCTGTCTTCACCCAG GTGTATGAAGGCCTGAAGCCCTCGGACAAGTTTGAAAAGCCTCTAGATTATAG GTGGCCGTTACGTTATGACCAGTGGTGGGAGTGCAAATTCATCGCGGAGGGCATCATCGACCAAG GTGGCGGTTTTCGGGACAGCCTGGCAGACATGTCGGAAGAGCtgtgtcccagctcagcagacaCCCCCGTGCCTCTGCCCTTCTTTGTGCGCACGTCCAACCAG GGTAATGGCACTGGAGAAGCCAGGGATATGTACGTCCCCAACCCCTCCTGTAGAGACTTCGCAAAGTACGAGTGGATTGGGCAGATCatgggagcagctctgagggGCAAGGAGTTTCTG GTCCTGGCTCTTCCTGGCTTCGTCTGGAAACAATTAACAGGGGAGGAGGTCAGCTGGAGCAAAGACTTTCCTGCTGTGGACTCTGTGCTG GTGAAGCTCCTGGAGGTGATGGAAGTTATGGACAAAGACACTTTTGAGTTCAAATTTGGGAATGAGCTGACCTACACAACGGTACTGAGTGACCAGCGGATGGTGGAGCTGATCCCCAATGGCAGTAGCACCGTGGTGTGCTATGAGGACCGCAAGGAGTTCATCCGCCTGGTACAGAAGGCTCGGCTGGAGGAGAGCAAGGAGCAG ATCATGGCCAtgcaggctgggctgctgaAGGTGGTGCCCCAAGCTGTTCTTGACCTCCTcacctggcaggagctggaaaaaaaggtcTGTGGGGACCCTGAAGTCACAGTTGATGCCCTGAAGAAGCTCA CTCGGTTTGAGGACTTTGAGCCACTGGACACCCGTGTTCAGTACTTCTGGGAAGCACTCAACAACTTCACCAATG aGGATCGCAGCCGCTTCCTCAGATTTGTCACTGGCAGAAGCCGCCTTCCAGCACGAATCTACATCTATCCAGACAAGATGGG CTCTGAGACAACAGATGCTTTGCCAGAGtcatccacctgctccagcaccctcTTCTTGCCCAACTATGCCAC AGCCAAGGTATGCGAAGAGAAGTTGCGCTATGCTGCCTATAACTGCGTGGCCATTGACACAGATATGAGTCCGTGGGAAGAGTGA